One region of Pagrus major chromosome 5, Pma_NU_1.0 genomic DNA includes:
- the eeig1a gene encoding early estrogen-induced gene 1 protein: MAFFVKKKKFKFQTHLTLEELSAVPFVNGVLFCKLRLLDGDFAATSTREEVQENCVRWRKRFTFVSKMSANPHTGVLDPSVCRVSVRKELKGGKAYTKLGFTDLNMAEFAGSGSTVRCCLLEGYDTKNTRQDNSILKVIIGMTLLSGDPCFKTPPSTAKSISIPGREHTLQLDCKGEGTAEPGPAGGVSLGRVAKPRPSIISSGLLEESEVNQPSPAEVFQSGHSRNSSYASQHSKISGYSTEHSCSSSLSDLTHRRNTSTGSSTSGGLGFTADTPTEGDKDAGRPERPPRPPRPVLPPNRPLRRKQDSVESHPSWVNDTRMDADDIVEKIVQSQNFADINNTEDSNLRLFVSRDGTTALSGIRLGNRVSAGGYEPVVIESH; encoded by the exons ATGGCCTTCTTcgtgaaaaagaagaaattcaagtTTCAGACCCATCTGACCCTGGAGGAGCTGAGCGCTGTGCCTTTTGTCAACGGAGTTTTGTTCTGCAAGCTGCGCCTGCTGGATGGAGACTTTGCGGCCACTTCTACCAG AGAGGAGGTTCAAGAGAACTGTGTTCGCTGGAGGAAGAGGTTTACCTTTGTGTCTAAAATGAGCGCCAACCCCCACACCGGAGTCCTGGATCCTTCTGTCTGCAGGGTGTCGGTCAGAAAG GAACTCAAAGGAGGAAAAGCATATACGAAG CTGGGCTTCACAGATCTCAACATGGCGGAGTTTGCGGGTTCTGGCTCCACTGTGCGCTGCTGTCTGCTGGAGGGATACGACACCAAGAACACACGGCAGGACAACTCCATACTGAAG gtgaTCATCGGGATGACCCTTCTGTCTGGAGATCCGTGTTTTAAAAC gccTCCCAGCACAGCAAAGTCCATCTCAATCCCAGGACGAGAACACACCCTGCAGCTGGACTGTAAGGGGGAGGGAACAGCCGAGCCCGGGCCGGCTGGAGGGGTTTCTCTGGGCCGAGTCGCCAAGCCTCGACCCTCCATCATCAGCTCAG GTCTCCTTGAAGAATCAGAAGTGAACCAGCCCAGCCCTGCAGAAGTCTTCCAGTCCGGTCACTCTCGCAACTCCAGCTATGCCAGCCAGCACAGCAAAATCTCAG GCTACAGCACTGAGCactcctgctcctccagccTGTCCGACCTCACACATCGCAGGAATACCTCCACAGGAAGCAGCACTTCTGGGGGTTTGGGCTTCACTGCTGACACACCCACAGAGGGCGACAAGGACGCTGGACGTCCTGAAAGACCCCCTCGACCCCCTCGGCCTGTCTTGCCCCCCAATAGGCCTCTCAG GAGGAAGCAGGACTCCGTGGAGAGTCACCCCTCTTGGGTAAACGACACTCGCATGGATGCTGACGACATCGTGGAGAAAATTGTCCAAAGCCAAAATTTTGCAGATATCAACAACACTGAAG ACAGCAACCTGCGTCTGTTCGTCAGCAGAGATGGAACCACTGCGCTCAGCGGCATCAGGCTTGGAAACAG GGTGTCTGCAGGCGGGTACGAGCCTGTGGTGATTGAGAGCCATTAA